TCGACAAGCTCATCATCACAGGAAACCGCATACAGGTTTACATCTGGATGCGCCTCTCGAAACAGGTCCTTACCCAGTGCAGATGTAACAATACTGAGAAAAGAAATATCCCGACACCCCATATCTTTCAAACGACTGACACTGGCAATGGCGGTATCGCCGGTAGCGATAATCGGGTCCATTACAAACACGGCAGTATCTGACAGGTGACCAGGCGTTTTGCAGTAGTACTCCACCGTATTATTCAGGAACTTGTCCCGGTAAATACCGATATGACCAACCGAGCTTTTAGGCCATACGTGCAGTATCGCCTCCAGCATGCCATTCCCTGCGCGCATCACCGAAATCAGACTGATCTCCTTGCTTACCTTCCTGACGGTGGCTGTGGAAATGGGGGTACAAATTTCTCGTTCAGAGAAAGGTAATTCCGACGCGGCGGCGAAAAACAGCTGCACACTCAGCTCACCGATAATACGCCGGAATGTATCCGGTTCGGTCTCCGCTTGCCGCAGGGTACCCAGTTTATCCATCATGATCGCGTTATTGACCAAGCGTAGTGTCATAAAGACTCCAACTAAAAGACAGTTCCGTCGCTGATAAGGGAAAGTGGTGGCGATAGATCCCCTCGCCGCTCGCAGGCAATTCGTCTACCGGCTGCCCAGGTGCCGCCTTCAAGTACCTTTGCAAGGGGGAAATCTTCCGCGCGGAATCCCAGTTGGTCTACAATCTTTTCCGCTATGGCATCCAATAAACAGATGGTCAATGCACGCCACTCGATCACCAGCTCCGATTCGACAGCCAGAGGGGCATCTGCCAACGACGGATTCCGCAACTCCAGCAAGCCTGTATCGATCAGCA
This is a stretch of genomic DNA from Microbulbifer bruguierae. It encodes these proteins:
- the upp gene encoding uracil phosphoribosyltransferase; translated protein: MTLRLVNNAIMMDKLGTLRQAETEPDTFRRIIGELSVQLFFAAASELPFSEREICTPISTATVRKVSKEISLISVMRAGNGMLEAILHVWPKSSVGHIGIYRDKFLNNTVEYYCKTPGHLSDTAVFVMDPIIATGDTAIASVSRLKDMGCRDISFLSIVTSALGKDLFREAHPDVNLYAVSCDDELVEDGYIKPGLGDVGARFYNSK